One Thiocapsa sp. genomic window carries:
- the mutM gene encoding bifunctional DNA-formamidopyrimidine glycosylase/DNA-(apurinic or apyrimidinic site) lyase, with protein sequence MPELPEVETTLRGIRPYLEGALIERLIVRDPRLRRPIPPETAERVAGQAVRSLSRRSKYLLIGLDQGSLLLHLGMSGSLRVVPVDSPPKKHDHLDLVLADRRCLRFHDPRRFGLFLWLPETPELAESRHPLLRDLGPEPLGTAFDGDHLHRLSRERRVAVKIFLMDASVVVGVGNIYANESLFLAGIHPARACHRIGLERYRRLAEVIRGVLEDSISQGGTTLRDFVQEDGNPGYFAQSLRVYGRTGEPCVACGTPIRQRRIGQRSSFYCVHCQH encoded by the coding sequence ATGCCCGAGCTTCCCGAGGTCGAGACCACACTCCGCGGCATCCGCCCCTATTTGGAGGGCGCGCTGATCGAACGTCTGATCGTACGCGACCCGCGGCTGCGCCGCCCGATCCCGCCCGAGACCGCAGAGCGCGTGGCGGGTCAGGCCGTGCGGTCCTTGTCGCGACGCAGCAAATATCTCTTGATCGGATTGGATCAGGGCAGTTTACTCCTCCATCTGGGGATGTCCGGCAGCCTGCGGGTCGTCCCTGTGGACAGCCCGCCGAAGAAGCACGACCACCTCGACCTGGTGTTGGCCGATCGGCGTTGTCTTCGGTTTCACGACCCGCGCCGCTTCGGTCTTTTTCTGTGGCTCCCGGAGACGCCCGAGCTTGCCGAGAGTCGTCATCCGCTGCTGCGCGACCTGGGTCCCGAGCCGCTGGGGACGGCGTTCGACGGCGACCACCTCCATCGTCTGAGCCGAGAACGGCGGGTCGCCGTGAAGATCTTCCTGATGGATGCCTCGGTGGTGGTCGGGGTCGGGAACATCTATGCGAACGAGTCGCTCTTCCTGGCCGGCATCCATCCGGCTCGCGCCTGCCATCGCATCGGCCTGGAGCGCTACCGTCGGCTCGCCGAGGTGATCCGCGGCGTGCTCGAAGACTCCATCTCGCAGGGCGGCACCACCCTGCGCGACTTCGTCCAGGAGGACGGCAACCCCGGCTATTTCGCGCAATCGCTGCGGGTCTACGGCCGCACCGGCGAGCCCTGCGTCGCCTGCGGCACGCCCATTCGCCAGCGGCGCATCGGACAACGCTCGAGCTTCTATTGCGTGCACTGCCAACACTAA
- a CDS encoding mechanosensitive ion channel family protein, whose protein sequence is MLLIERLAQLHWPILLGVAFVLMLWRLGTGPFQGRRLGKRFPIVLAVGDLLLWPVAVLVAGSLLLLLTPWLALENANAGVRTATLVVCYLVASWLLARLIEVMILRKADDALPERVPKLVVGLIYAALMFVGIAILLWQRGYSFAGIWLSTGVAAAVLGLALQRTLGDLFSGIALGIERPFKMGDWVELRDGTVGQVIDLNWRATRLRGWDNATHVIPNSKMAGEPLKNLHDDQHLFAPWYFVRIPAEVDPRFATALILDAALRCESVLKFPHPIVRLADATTVPYQYMVWVHLKNYPAVFRGREELFREIHWAMQRAGISMAPEVHELHTRRAAVVQAEPPTILLALKGLDVAGSLTQEELEQVAARSVYSHFDSGHVILAEGAPSDAFYVIVGGLVEAAITLPDRTRKVTEVLGPGHHLGITSMLTDEPSFLELRAKSDVTLIRIDLDCLRSLLAKRPELAERLARIVKERVDAADAARAASRQPVGRLSLRDIRQRIEGLMARQSSFTRRP, encoded by the coding sequence ATGCTTTTAATCGAACGACTGGCTCAACTGCATTGGCCCATTTTACTGGGCGTGGCGTTCGTGCTCATGCTCTGGCGCCTCGGGACGGGGCCATTCCAGGGACGCAGACTGGGTAAACGCTTTCCGATCGTGCTCGCCGTCGGCGATCTACTCTTGTGGCCCGTCGCGGTTTTGGTGGCGGGGAGTTTGCTCCTGCTGCTCACGCCGTGGCTGGCGCTCGAGAATGCCAACGCCGGGGTGCGGACCGCGACCCTGGTCGTGTGCTATCTGGTCGCCAGTTGGCTGCTCGCGCGCCTGATCGAGGTGATGATCCTGCGCAAGGCCGACGACGCCCTACCCGAGCGCGTGCCGAAGCTGGTCGTCGGCTTGATCTATGCCGCGCTCATGTTCGTGGGTATTGCGATCTTACTCTGGCAGCGCGGCTACTCCTTTGCAGGGATTTGGCTCTCTACGGGTGTCGCCGCAGCGGTGCTCGGCCTTGCGCTCCAGCGCACTCTGGGGGATCTCTTCTCCGGGATCGCACTCGGCATCGAGCGGCCGTTCAAGATGGGTGATTGGGTCGAGCTGCGCGACGGCACCGTCGGTCAGGTCATCGACCTCAACTGGCGCGCCACCCGCCTGCGGGGTTGGGACAACGCCACCCATGTCATTCCGAACTCAAAGATGGCCGGCGAGCCGCTGAAGAATCTGCATGACGACCAGCATCTCTTCGCGCCCTGGTATTTCGTCCGGATCCCGGCCGAGGTCGATCCGCGCTTCGCCACTGCGCTCATCCTCGACGCGGCCCTGCGGTGCGAGAGCGTCCTCAAATTCCCACACCCGATCGTCCGCCTGGCGGATGCCACGACGGTTCCTTACCAGTACATGGTGTGGGTCCATTTGAAGAACTATCCCGCGGTGTTTCGCGGTCGCGAGGAGCTGTTCCGCGAGATTCATTGGGCCATGCAACGCGCCGGGATCAGCATGGCACCCGAGGTTCACGAGCTGCACACGCGCCGAGCCGCCGTGGTCCAGGCCGAGCCGCCGACGATCCTGCTCGCGCTCAAGGGCTTGGATGTGGCGGGCTCGCTCACGCAGGAGGAGCTCGAGCAGGTCGCCGCGCGCAGTGTTTACTCTCACTTCGACAGCGGGCATGTCATCCTCGCCGAAGGCGCGCCGAGCGATGCCTTTTACGTGATCGTCGGCGGACTCGTAGAGGCCGCCATCACGCTGCCGGATCGCACCCGCAAGGTAACGGAGGTCCTCGGCCCCGGCCATCACCTGGGGATCACATCCATGTTGACCGACGAGCCCTCCTTCCTGGAGCTGCGGGCCAAGAGCGACGTGACCCTGATCCGGATCGATCTGGACTGCCTGAGGTCTCTCTTGGCCAAACGCCCGGAGCTGGCCGAGCGTCTCGCCCGCATCGTGAAGGAACGCGTCGATGCCGCGGATGCGGCCAGGGCTGCGAGCCGCCAGCCGGTCGGGCGCCTGAGTCTGCGCGATATCCGCCAGCGTATCGAAGGGCTCATGGCCCGCCAATCAAGCTTTACGCGGCGACCCTAA